GACGAACCCGACCGCGAGGACGAGACGGACGGCGGCGGTTCGAGCGGAGGACGATGAAATGGCCGGCACCGTCTACCTCGTCGGCAGCGGCCCCGGCGACCCCGAGCTGTTGACCGTGAAGGCCAAACGGCTGCTCGAGGAAGCCGACGTCGTCCTCCACGACAAACTCCCCGGCCCGGAGATCATCGACCTGCTTCCCGCAGATCGCAGCGAGGACGTCGGCAAGCGCGCCGGCGGCGAACGCACCCCGCAACCGGAGATCAACGAGCGGCTGGTCGAGCTTGCTGCGGACGGGAAAAACGTGGTTCGGCTGAAGGGCGGCGACTCCTTCGTCTTCGGCCGCGGCGGCGAGGAAGCGGAGTACCTGGCCGACCACGGGGTTCCCTTCGAGGTCGTCCCCGGCGTCACCTCTCCCATCGCCGCCCCCGCCGTCGCCGGAATTCCCGTTACGCACCGCGATCACGCCTCCTCGGTCTCGTTCGTCACGGGCCACGAGGACCCGACGAAGGCGGAGTCGGCGATCGACTGGGAAGCCCTCGCCGCCACTGGCGGAACGATCGTCGTCCTGATGGGCGTCGGCCGACTGCCCGACTACACCGCGGCGCTGGCCGAGGCCGGAATGGCACCCGAAACCCCCGTGGCGCTGATCGAGCGGGGCACCTGGCCCGACCAGCGGGTCGCCACGGGCACCCTCGAGACCATCGTCGACGGCCGCGACGAGGCCGGAATCGAGCCGCCGGCGGTGACCGTCATCGGCGACGTCGCGGGGACGAGAGCGCGCGTGCTCGAGTTTCTCGAGAACGGGGCCGGGGCCGACGACCGAACCGAACCGACCGCGGACGACGGGGTGTGAGCGGATGCGAGACCTCTCCGTCGCCGTCTTCCGGCCCGACGACGAACGCCTCGCGGACGCGGTCGAACTGATCGACTCGCTGGGCGCGACGCCGGTTCCCGATCCGATGCTGGCCGTCGAGCCCACCGGCGCCGCCCCCCGCGAGGACGCCGACTACGTCGTGCTGACGAGCAAAACCGGCGCGGAGCTCGTCGCCGAGGCGGCGTGGAATCCCGGCGAGGCGACCGTCTGCGTCATCGGCCCGAAGACGGGCGACGCCGTCCGCGAGGCGGGCTACGCGGTCGATATCGTTCCCGGGGAGTACACCTCGAGCGGGCTCGTCGCCACACTCGAGAGCGAGGTCGGCGGCGCCCGCGTGGAGGTCGCTCGCAGCGACCACGGCAGTCCGGTGTTGCTCGAGGGGCTCGCGGCAGCCGGGGCGTACGTCCACGAGACGGTGCTCTACCGGCTCGTCCGCCCCGAGGGCAGCGGCGAGTCGGCCGAGCGGGCCGCCGCCGGCGAGCTCGACGCCGCCTGCTTCACCTCGTCGCTGACCGTCGAGCACTTCCTCGAGGCCGCCGCCGCCCGCGGCGTGTGCGAAACGGCGGTCGCGGGGCTCGAAGACGCGACCGTCGGCGTCATCGGCGAGCCGACGCGGGAGACCGCGACCGCCCGCGGAATCGACGTCGACCTCGTCGCGAGCGAGGCGACGTTCGAGACGCTGGCCTGCGAGACCGTCGAGGCGGCGGCACCGACCTACCGCGACTGACGCGGCGACCGGTCCAGTTTCGGCTGACAGTTCAGGACAGGAGGTTTATCCCTGAAGCCGCCCCACTCTCGAGCGATGGCAGGGCCGGTTCCCGAACTCGAGGACAGAGCGGTCGCGTGTGCGGACCACCTCCGCGGCTGCGACCGCGTACTGCTCGCCTCCCACATCGACGCCGACGGGCTGACCAGCGCGGCGGTCGCCGCGAGCGCCCTCGAGCGGGCACAGATCCCCTTCGAGACGGTCTTCGAGAAACAGCTCGACGAGGAGGCGATCGCCGGGATCGCGGCCACCGAGTACGACACCGTCCTCTTTACGGACTTCGGGAGCGGCCAGCTCGACGTCATCGGCGAACACGAGGCCGCTGGCGCGTTCACCCCCGTGATCGCCGACCACCACCAGCCCGCGGAGACGGACACCGACTACCACCTCAACCCGCTACTATTCGGGATCAACGGCGCTTCCGAACTCTCGGGGGCGGGTGCAAGCTACGTCCTCGCACGCGCCCTCGAGGACGACGGGGTCGACAACCGGGATCTCGCCGCGCTCGCCGTCGTCGGCGCGGTCGGCGACATGCAGGCCTCCGGCGGCGAACTCCACGGCGCGAACGCGAAGATCGTCGCCGAGGGCGAGGCCGCGGGCGTCCTCGAGACCGCGACCGATCTCGCGCTCTACGGGAAGCAGACCCGGCCGCTGCCGAAGCTGCTCGAGTACGCCACCGACGTCGACATTCCCGGAATTTCGAACGACACGAACGGCTCGCTGCGGTTTCTCGACGGGCTGGACCTCGAGTTGAAGCGCGACGGCGAGTGGCGTCGGTGGGCCGAACTGACGAGCGAGGAGAAGCAACTGGTCGCGAGCGCGCTGGTCAAACGGGCTGTCTCGCGGGGCGTCCCCGCCGGCAAGATCGACGGCCTCGTCGGCACCGCCTACGTGCTCAGCGACGAACCCGTCGGAACCGAACTCCGCGACGCCAGCGAGTTCTCGACGCTGCTCAACGCCACCGCCCGGTACGAGCGCGCCGACGTCGGCCTCGGCGTCTGTCTCGGCGACCGGGAGGGTGCCCTGAAACGCGCCCGCCAGCTCCTGGCCGACCACCGCCGGAACCTCTCTGCGGGGATCTCGCTCGTCACGGAGGAGGGTGTCACCCACGAGGAACACCTCCAGTGGTTCCACGCGGGCGACCGCATCCGTGAGACCATCGTCGGCATCGTCGCCGGCATGGCCGTCGGCAACGACGGCATCAGCCGCGGAAAACCGATCGTCGCCTTCGCCGAGAAGAACGACGAGGAGGTCAAAGTGTCCGCCCGCGGTACTCACAGCCTCGTCCGCGACGGACTCGACCTCTCGGCCGTGCTGGGCGAGGCCGCACGAGAAGTCGGCGGCGACGGCGGCGGTCACGACGTCGCGGCAGGGGCGACGGTGCCGAAGGGAGCAGAGGAGCAGTTTCTCGAGTACGCCGACGAACTCCTCGGCGACCAGCTCACCTAGTGCGATCCATCGACGCCGGCACCGTCGGCACGAGCGGCGCCCGCGAGGTCAGCATGTAGGCGGACTTCCGGATCGCCCCCTTCGTGTACTGGACGGTGCTCTTGTGGACCGGCGTGCGCTTACCCCGGATCTGAGTGCGGCCCTCGAGGATCGCGTCGACGAGGTCGTCGCCGTCGATCTCGGCTTTCGATCCGCCGTTCGCGGGTGAGACGAGGATCTCCGTGTACGCCCGGCCAACGTTCGGGAGGTAGTGGGCGTCGCTGGCGCCGATCTCCGGATAGCCGCGCCGGCGGGCGAACGTCCGCGCCCGTCGGTTCCGGTAGCCGGTGAACAGCATCGAGTTGTACGCCTCGATCGCGTCGGCGTCCCTGATGTGTTTCTTGCGGACGCCGTGGCGACTGCGCTGGAACGGGTGCGGAACGATCGCGATGCCTCCGAGTTCACGCACGCGCTCGACGGTTTTCGTGAACGGCCGGCCGGGGTCGGGACGCTCCTCGACGCCGATCGCGAGCAGGTGGCCGTGGCGCGTCGAGACCTCGACGCCGGGAATGCCGACGAGCCCGTACTCCGGGGCGATTCTCGCGGCGCGCAGCGACTCGCGGATCTCGTCGTGATCGGTGATGACGACGCCGTCGAGCCCGATGTCCGCCGCGTGCTCCAGAATCAGCTCGATCGGCTCGTGGCCGTCGTACGAGTCGTCGGAGTGGACGTGAAAATCGATGGCGAACGGGATCTGAGACGTCATAGATACACCATCAGAGGGCTGATTACCCACAATACCTCGCAGATCCGCATAAACACTGCGCTGCGAAACAACCGCTGGGCCGATTTCCGTATTCCCGCATGAAGTTTATCCACGGATCGGACTGGAAACTGGGGAGGCGGTCGAAAGCGGCCGCTCCGGTTCGGAACGGCCTCACGAGACGGGCCAGCGCTACGGGCGACCCGGGGCGTTCGGAAATTCCGGGCGACGACCGGCGAGCCTCAGTTCGAATGTTCCTCAGGAACCGAGTCTGTCAGGTCCACCCGCTCGAGCGGATCGAGGCAGGCCTGTTTCGAGCGAACGGGTGACCTCGAGCGTGTTGCCGACGAACGGGACGTCACCGACGAGAGTGGATCGAACGGAACGGCGACAGGAAGTATATCCTATAATGGTATACGGAATCTCGGGCTTGCTGGCCGCACTCGAGGCGGTCGTGTCGCGACTCAGGAGAGCGGCGAACAGATGTCCGAGATCAGTCCGTCGACGCCGAGCGAGCGGAGTCGCGCCGCCTCGCTCGAGCGGGTGATGGTCCAGGGCTCGACGCGGAGGCCGCGGTCGTGGGCCCGCTCGACGAGATCCGTTCTGAGACAGAGTTCGAATCGCGGATGGATCGCAACGCAGTCCAGTTCGGCGGCGGTAGTCAGCCACTGGTCGACGCGCATCCGGGGGTAGATCGGCACCGACGTTCGAGCGACGACGGCTCGAAACCGGCGACCGAGCCAGGGCTCTCGCAGAATCAGCGCCGACTCGCGGCCCGTTTCGCGGACCTCCCGGAGAATCGACGGCGAGAACGACGAGAGCAACGCGTCCCGGTCGAACGCGGCGAGGAGTTCGTCGACGTCGCTCGCGATCCCCTCGACTTTGAGATCGAGCACGAGTCCGACCGACGCCGGCACCGTCTCGAGCACCTCCTCGAGCGTCGGAACCGGCTCGCCGGTCTCGAGGACCGACAGCGAGCGAAGCTCCTCGAGGGAGCGGTCGGCGACCGCACCGGTCCCATCGGTAACGCGGTCGACGGTGGCGTCGTGAATCACGACGATCTCTCCCGAGGACGCTCGCCGGAGATCGACCTCGATCGCGTCGGCTACCGCGGGCGCGCGGTCGACGGCCTCGAGCGTGTTCTCCGGGAGTTCGGCCGCACAGCCCCGGTGGCCGATCACCCGTGGATCGGTGGACGCGCGCTCGGCCGGCGACGAGACGGTGAACGCGGTCGTCCCGGCCCCGAGGACGCACGCGACGGGAAAGTTCCGGAGGAACGTCCGCCTCGTGTACCGGTCCATACGGTCGCTACTCGCCGAACCCGGATAAGCGTCGTCGCCGGTCGGTCTCGAGCCAGTCCCGTAAATATATAGTGCTATATAGTAAGATATAGGGGTACGTACGATAGTGAAAAATACGCACACAGCGGGGACCAGTAGTGAACAGCAATCGAACGAGTCGCACGAACGGGGGGACAGCACGGAGCGGGCGCGCGATCGGCGGCGCCATCGTCGATCTCGACGGAACCGTCTATCGGGGTGAGCGGCCGATCGGCGGCGCCCGCGACGGCATCGAGTCGATACGCGCAGCCGGCGTCGACGTCCTGTTCCTCACGAACAAACCGGTCGAGCGGCGACGAACCTACGTCGACGCGCTTCGAGCCGCCGGCATCGACGTCTCCCGGCCGGCGGTGGTGACGTCCGCGGTGATCACGGCAGACTACCTCGCTGCGACCCACGCCGACGATCCGATCTACGTCGTCGGCGAGGCGCCGCTGGTCGACGAGCTGTCCGAGGCGGGACTCGAGGTGACGTCGACGCCCGCCGAGGCCGGCGTCGTCCTCGCGTCGATGGACCGCTCGTTCGAGTACGGCGTCCTCGAGGACGTTCTCGAGGCGTTCGAGAACGAGCCGGCGTTTTACGCGACCAACCCCGATCGGACCTGTCCCGTCGAGGGCGGCGAGATCCCCGACGCCGGCGCGATGATCGGCGCGATCGAGGGGCTGGTCGGGCGCGAACTCGACGCCGTGCTCGGCAAGCCCTCGCCGATCGCCGTCGAGACGGCCTCCGAACGGCTCGGAGTCCCGCCCGAGGAGTGTCTGGTCGTAGGCGACCGCCTCGAGACCGACATCGAGATGGGCGCTCGAGCGGGGATGACGACGGCGCTCGTGCTCTCGGGGGTGTCAAGCCGCGAGGACCTCGAGCGCGCTGCGGTGACGCCCGACTACGTCCTCGAGGACCTCAGCGAGCTCGCGTCGGTGATCGACCGATGATCGAGTTCGACCCGCTCGCACACACCGACGAGGAGGTGTTCAGGCTCGTCCTGGCGACGCTGCTCGGGATGTTTCTGGGTCTCGAGCGCGAGTGGTCACAGAAGTCCGCGGGGATCCGGACGTTCGCGCTGATCAGCCTGCTCGCGGCGGTGTTCACGATCGTCGACCACGACGGGCTGGTGTTGATCGGCGGACTGTTGATCATCGCTCACGCCGTGTTGCTCGCCGTCCAGAGCTTCATCGAGGAGGAGATCGACGGCCTCTCGCTGACGACGTCGGTCTCGATGCTCGTCGCCTACAGCATCGGTGCGCTCGTCGCCCACGGCTTCCTCATCGAGTCGGTGACGGTTGCGGTGCTGTCGTCGCTGCTGCTCGTCCTCAAGCGCGAACTCCACGAGTTCGCCTGGGGACTCTCCCGCGAGGAGGTCCGCAGCGCCGTCGAGTTCGTGATCCTGGCGTTCGTCATCTATCCGCTGTTGCCCACCGAACCCGTCGATCCCTGGGGGGCGATCGAGCCGCGGCTGGTCTGGTCGCTGGTCATCGCGATCAGCGCGATCGGCTTCGTCAACTACGTGCTCGTCAAGAAGTACCAGGGGCGGGGAATCGCCGTCACCGGCTTCTTCGGCGGACTGGTGAACTCGACGGCGGTCGTCGCCGAAATGGGGAAACGCGCCACGAACCAGCCCGGCCTGCTGGGACTCGCCGTCAGCGCGATTCTGCTCGCGAACGCGGCGATGGCGGTCCGTAACGCCGTGATCGTCGTCACTTTCGTTCCGGAGGCGGCGGTCGTCATCGGCGCGCCGCTCGGCGCGATCGCGCTCACCGGCGTCGGCGTCGCCGTCTGGAAGAGCGACTGGGACGCGAGCGTCGACACCGAACTCGACTCGCCGTTCAGCCTCCGGAACGCGCTCACGTTCGGGGCGCTGTTCCTCCTGGTGCTGGTGCTCTCGATCGGGGCGGAGAACACGTTCGGCGCCGGCGGGTTCATCGCGACGACGTTCCTCGCGGGGCTGGTCTCGAGTGGCACCGCGACGGCGACCGCGGTGACGCTCATGAGTTCCGGCGAGATCACCTACGAGACGGCCGTCGCGGGCGTTATCGCGGGAACGGCGGCGAGCATCCTGGTCAAGACCGTCTTCGCCGCGAGCATCTCTCGAGAGCTCGTTCGACCCGTTCTGTTCTGGAACCTGCTGCTGATCGGCGTGGGCGCTCTCGTCGGGGCACCGCTTCTCCTGAGCTGAACCCGTGTCAATATAAACGACAGTATCTCCTTCATACTGATGGTGCCGTAACCGCTGATAAACAATTACCATGTCTCACGGTTTCGGACGTGTCAATCAGAAGTTATTGGCACGGAGATCCACAATTATAAATAACATAAATGATAATCGGTTCTGTATGCCCGGGATGCACTCACGGCGAACGATGCTCAAAGGGACGGGTGCGGCGACGGTGGCTGCACTCGCAGGTTGCCTCGGAAACGGTGACGACGGCGAAGCCGGCGACGACGTCGACGAGCCCGACGACGACGTGCTGTCGGTCTGGCACGCGATGGGGGGAGGGTCGGGGGACCTTCTCAACGACATGGTCGAGCGCTTCGACGGCGCGGAGACCGAATCGGAGTACCAGGGCAGCTACGAGGACATCCTCAACAGCCTGTTCGGTGCGATCGAAGCCGGCCAGATGCCGGAGGTCGTGATGATCGACAGCCTCCACAACCAACAGGTCCTCGACACGGAGGCCACCCAGTCCGCCGAAGGACTCCTGCCGGAGGACTACCCGATCGACGACCTCGTCGGCGCCGTCCAGGACTTCTTCGTCGTCGACGGCGACCTCCACTCGATGCCGTTCAACAACTCGAACGCCATCCTTTACTACAACAAGGACGCCTACGAGGAGGCCGGCCTCGACCCCGAGGAGCCGCCGGCGACCCTCGAGGAAGTCCGCGAACACTCAGAGGCGCTGGTCGAATCCGGTGCGACGAACTACGGGATCACCTGGCCGAACCACGTCTGGTTCGTCGAGACGTGGTACTCGCTGGCAGACGAGTTGATCCTCGACAACGAGAACGGCCACGACGGCTCGCCGACGACGATGCACGCCGACACCGACTTCGCCCACGACCTCTGGACGTGGTGGCAGGAGATGTACGAGGACGATCTCTACCTCAACCCGGGGATCGAAGCCTGGAGCGAGGCCCGGAGCGCGTTCCTCACCGGCGACGTCGGCATCAAACTCGACTCGACGGCGGCCGTCGAGGCGACCGTCTCGGGCGCCGAGGGCGACGTCGACGAGGACGAGGTCGACGAAGACGACGTCGACACGTTCGAACTCGGCACCGGCTTCTACCCGTCGCCGACCGAAGACCGCACCGGCGTCGTCATCGGCGGCGCCTCGCTGTGGGTCAGCAACGAGATGAGCGACGAGCGCGCCGAGGAGGTCGGCGAACTGCTCGCGTACCTGGGCTCCGTCGAGAACCAGATCGAGTGGCATCAGGGCAGCGGCTACTACCCGATCCGCGAGGAAGCCATCGATCAGCTCGAAGAGGAAGGCTGGTTCGAAGAGCAGCCCCACTACGCGACGGCGTTCGACCAGCTCCTCGAGTCCGAGACGACGCCCGCGACGCTGCGGATGCTCGTCGGACCGGCCCGCGAGGTCCAGTTGCGCATTCAGGAGTCCTCACAGGACATCTTCTCCGGCGCCGTCAGCGTCGAGGACGGCCTCGAGGAGATGATGTCGGACGTCGAGGAGGAACTCGAGCGCTACGACCGCGTCGCGAACCAGTAACAGCGGCTTCGCGTTCGTTTTCATTATGACACGAGAAATATACAACCGGTCCTGGCTGGCGTATCTGCTGTTGTTGCCGACGTTAGTCGTCTCGGTCGTCTTCCTCTACTATCCGGCGATCCAGGCCGCTCACCTGAGCCTGTACGAGACGCTCCAGTTCGGAACGGTCCGGCTGTGGACCGGCCTCGGCAACTACCAGCACCTGCTCACCTCGAGTGACTACCACAGCAGTATCGGCGTCACGGTCCTGTTCTCGCTGATCGTGATCTTCGGCGTGATGGCGCTCTCGCTCGTGATCTCGTATCTGATCTACGAGGTCAGCGTGGGACAGTCGTCGTACCTGATCGCGGCGATCTGGCCGTACGCGCTGCCGCCCGCCGTCGCGGGAATCGTCTTCTTCTACATCATCCACCCCAGCCTCGGGGTGCTCACGACGCCGATCGAGGCGCTCTTCGGCGTGAACGTCGACTGGTTTACTAACGGCACGCAGGCGTTCATCATCGTCACCGTCGCGGTGATCTGGAAGCAGATCGGGTACAACGTGATCTTCATGATCGCGGCGCTGAACAACGTTCCCGACACGCTCGGCGAGGTCGCCGACCTCGACGGCGTCGGAAAGTTCAAGCGACTCGTGCGGGTGTACACGCCGCTGATCTCGCCGACGCTGATCTTCCTGATCGTCATGAATACGATCTACGCGTTCTTCCACACGTTCGCGTTCATCGACATCCTGACCCAGGGCGGTCCCGGCGGGGCGACGAACATCATGATCTACGACCTGTACCGCAACGCCTTCGAGTTCAACAACCACGGACTGGCCTCGGCCCAATCGGTGATCCTGTTCTTCGTCGTCGGGATCCTGATGTACGCCCAGTTGCGCCTCTCCGACCGCTACGCACACTACGGGTGAACACACGTGAGCACACAAACACAATCCGAAACGGGATCCGACGGAACCTCGAGCGGCGACACGGCCTCCGGATTCGTCGCGAACTGGGACCTGGATCGACTGTTCATGCACGGCACGCTCGGGTTCATCGTGTTCGTGATGGCGTTCCCGATCCTGATCGCGGCCATCGTCAGCACCCAGGAGGTCGGCATCGTCGCCAGCTTCGGCGACCTGATGCCGGGCAGTCACCTGTTCGAGAACTACCAGACGGTGATGACCGACTACAACTTCGGCGTCTACCTGCTGAACTCGTTTATCATGTCGATCGTCATCGTCGTCGGCAAGCTCGCCATCTCGCTGCTCGCGGCGCTGGCGATCGTCTACTACGACTTCCCGTTCAAGAACCTGATGTTCTTCGTGATCCTCTTTACGCTCATGCTGCCGGTGCCGGTCAGGTTCGTCCCGCTCTTTAACATCGTGACGGACCTGGGCTGGTACAACAGCATGCTCGCGCTCACCATCCCCTATCTCGCGAGCGCGACGACGGTCTTCTTGCTGCGCCAGCACTTCTACTCGATCCCCGAGTCGATCGTCGAGCAGGCGAAACTCGACGGCATCGGCCCGTTCAAGTTCCTCTTTTACGTGTTGATCCCGATGTCGAAGGGGATGCTCGCCGGCGTCTCCGTCATCATGTTCATCTACGCCTGGAACCAGTACCTCTGGCCGCTCGTGATCATCGACTCCCAGAGCCAGCAGGTGACCCAGGTCGGGATCACCCTGCTCCAGGGAGACATCCAGGCCGGCGAACTGCAGTGGTCGATCGTGATGGCCGGTGCGATCATCACGCTCATCCCGCCGCTGCTCGCGCTGATCGCCTTCAGAAAACCGCTCCTCGAGACGTTCGGGGTCCAACAGAAGTAACCATGACGAACATAACACTCGACAGCATCACGAAAGAGTTCGACGACGTAACGGCAGTGAACTCGATCGACCTCGAGGTCGAAGACGGCGAGTTTCTCGTCCTCGTCGGCCCCTCCGGCTGTGGGAAGTCGACGACGCTCCGCATGCTCGCCGGCTTAGAGGGCGTCACCGACGGCCGGCTCGTCGCCGGCGGGCGGGAGATCACCCACCTCGAGCCCAAAGAGCGCAACGTCGCGATGGTGTTCCAGAACTACGCGCTCTACCCGCACATGAGCGCGAAGCGGAACATGACCTTCGGCATGAAGTCCGCCGGCGACTACACCGACGAGGAGATCGAACAGCGGGTCACGGAGGCCGCGGCGATCCTCGACATCGAGGACCTCCTCGAGCGTAAACCCAAGGCGCTCTCCGGCGGGGAGCGCCAGCGGGTCGCCATCGGGCGGGCGCTGGTCAGGGACCCGGACTACCTGCTGATGGACGAGCCGCTGTCGAACCTCGACGCGAAGCTCCGCATCCAGATGCGCGCCGAACTCAGCCAGCTCCACGACGAACTCGGGACGACGACGGTGTACGTCACCCACGACCAGACCGAGGCGATGACCCTCGGCGACCGCGTCGCGGTGATGAACGACGGACAGATCCAGCAGGTCGCCCGCCCGCAGGAGCTGTACGACTACCCGGCGAACCGGTTCGTCGCGGAGTTCATCGGCAGCCCCGCGATGAACGCCATCCCGGTCCGGCTCAGCGCGACCGGCGAGGGGACCGTCGCGACGAACGACGACGTTCGCATCGGGCTTCCGGAAACCGACGACCTCGCGGGTCTCGACGAGCGCGAAGCGATCCTCGGCATCAGACCGGAGGACATGCGCCAGGGGGCCGACACCGCGGACAACCGGATCGACGCCACCGTCGAGGTCACCGAGCCCCTCGGCGATCGAATGCTCCTGCACGGACGGGTGAACGGCGAGATCGTCAAGTTCCAGATCGGCGCCCGATCGAGCCTCGAGCCGGGCGCGTCCGTCAGCTTCGGCGCGGACCTCGAGCGCCTCCACCTCTTCGATCCGCAAACCGGTGTGGCGCTGTACCACGCCGACCGGCAGGTCGCCCCGCAAGACGCACCGGAGGCAACCCAACAGTA
Above is a genomic segment from Natrononativus amylolyticus containing:
- a CDS encoding ABC transporter ATP-binding protein, translating into MTNITLDSITKEFDDVTAVNSIDLEVEDGEFLVLVGPSGCGKSTTLRMLAGLEGVTDGRLVAGGREITHLEPKERNVAMVFQNYALYPHMSAKRNMTFGMKSAGDYTDEEIEQRVTEAAAILDIEDLLERKPKALSGGERQRVAIGRALVRDPDYLLMDEPLSNLDAKLRIQMRAELSQLHDELGTTTVYVTHDQTEAMTLGDRVAVMNDGQIQQVARPQELYDYPANRFVAEFIGSPAMNAIPVRLSATGEGTVATNDDVRIGLPETDDLAGLDEREAILGIRPEDMRQGADTADNRIDATVEVTEPLGDRMLLHGRVNGEIVKFQIGARSSLEPGASVSFGADLERLHLFDPQTGVALYHADRQVAPQDAPEATQQ